In Apodemus sylvaticus chromosome 8, mApoSyl1.1, whole genome shotgun sequence, one genomic interval encodes:
- the LOC127690957 gene encoding eosinophil cationic protein-like: MGLSLCKSRLSLLLLLGLVLMLASCQQPTPSQWFAIQHIYNSAYPRCNAAMRVINSYKRKCKNLNTFLHTTFANVVGVCGNPNTNCSDRIRTNCHDSSYRVSITVCDLQRNATVYPNCSYQMTRSVKFYTVACDRRTPRDSPIYPVVPVHLDKTF, encoded by the coding sequence ATGGGTCTGAGCCTGTGCAAGTCCCGACTttctctcctgctgctgctgggacTTGTTCTAATGCTAGCCTCATGCCAGCAGCCAACCCCTTCCCAGTGGTTTGCCATCCAGCATATCTATAACAGCGCCTACCCCCGATGTAATGCTGCAATGCGGGTCATTAAcagttataaaagaaaatgtaagaaccTTAATACTTTTCTTCATACAACTTTTGCTAATGTTGTTGGTGTGTGTGGCAATCCAAATACCAACTGCAGTGACAGGATAAGAACAAATTGTCATGATAGTTCATATCGGGTGTCTATAACTGTCTGTGACCTCCAAAGAAATGCAACTGTTTATCCAAACTGCTCATACCAAATGACAAGATCAGTGAAGTTCTACACAGTGGCTTGTGACAGGAGAACTCCACGGGACAGTCCCATCTATCCAGTGGTTCCCGTTCACTTGGATAAGACATTTTAG